Proteins from a genomic interval of Corynebacterium deserti GIMN1.010:
- a CDS encoding PorA family porin has translation MENVLEFLNDLSVLSSNGLIGEIFTFLGDSADWAGAVADLIGLVG, from the coding sequence ATGGAAAACGTTCTCGAGTTCCTCAACGACCTGTCCGTCCTCTCCAGCAACGGTCTTATCGGCGAGATCTTCACCTTCCTCGGCGACTCCGCTGACTGGGCTGGCGCAGTTGCTGACCTCATTGGTCTGGTTGGCTAA
- the ppk2 gene encoding polyphosphate kinase 2 — MAETNENDLPVIDLAKVEGYVVDDSDEDDPVLLRPDGTPIETWRENYPYDERVTREDYEKVKRSLQIELLKWQNWTKTTGQRHIILFEGRDAAGKGGTIKRFNEHLNPRGARTVALEKPSPRESTSWYFQRYIQHFPAAGEIVFFDRSWYNRSGVERVMGFCTESQHAEFLREVPMLENMILGSGISLTKFWFSVTRKEQRTRFAIRQVDPVRQWKLSPMDLASLDRWDDYTRAKEEQFRYTDSDESPWITIKSNDKKRARINAMRYVLSKFDYTDKDYDLVGEPDPKIVLRGRDQIGD, encoded by the coding sequence ATGGCTGAAACCAACGAAAATGATCTTCCCGTCATCGACCTCGCCAAAGTAGAAGGTTACGTAGTCGATGACTCCGACGAAGATGATCCGGTACTTCTTCGCCCAGATGGCACCCCGATCGAAACGTGGCGCGAGAACTATCCATACGATGAGCGTGTCACCCGCGAAGACTATGAAAAGGTCAAGCGATCCCTTCAGATCGAGCTTTTGAAGTGGCAGAACTGGACCAAGACAACCGGTCAGCGCCACATCATTTTGTTTGAAGGCCGCGACGCCGCCGGTAAGGGTGGCACCATTAAACGCTTCAATGAGCACCTTAACCCCCGTGGTGCTCGCACTGTCGCTTTGGAAAAGCCATCGCCACGCGAATCCACCTCGTGGTACTTCCAGCGTTATATTCAGCACTTCCCAGCAGCCGGAGAAATCGTCTTCTTTGACCGCTCCTGGTACAACCGCTCAGGCGTGGAGCGTGTCATGGGCTTCTGCACTGAATCCCAGCACGCAGAGTTCCTCCGCGAAGTCCCCATGCTGGAAAACATGATCCTTGGTTCCGGTATCAGCCTGACTAAGTTCTGGTTCTCTGTCACCCGCAAGGAGCAGCGCACCCGCTTTGCAATCCGCCAGGTGGATCCTGTTCGTCAGTGGAAGCTGTCCCCAATGGACTTGGCGTCTCTCGATCGTTGGGATGACTACACCCGTGCCAAGGAAGAGCAGTTCCGTTACACCGACTCCGATGAGTCGCCGTGGATCACCATTAAATCCAACGACAAGAAGCGTGCTCGTATCAACGCGATGCGTTATGTGCTGTCCAAGTTTGATTACACCGACAAGGACTATGACCTGGTTGGTGAGCCTGATCCAAAGATCGTCCTGCGTGGACGCGATCAGATCGGCGATTAA
- a CDS encoding ABC transporter permease, with protein MSDTTTAEPRPSWVKVLGLSLGLPVIIGLMLFAFLAPSTASGAKDLPLAISAPEPVVTSMEDALNTQAPEAFEFSEMADADEAQDSIMNRETIGGIVVDPATQITTIYTATGNGAPYATMLNTMAQGMQAQGQNVVVEDLAPLAENDPQGTGVALLGLPLAFGGMVSAVALTFLLKNKPWHNLIGSLAVSFVGSLVVASIMHFGYDLFPESTNFWGVVGTIALGIAATSLVVTGLASLIGPAGLGIGAILTIFVSNPLSGLSTGWWWLPSPWGAIGQYIPIGATGHLLRSDLFFDGQGGTPALWVLLTWTIIGAALIALSAVRLPRQEQCTGSCRLTCSIEKIRHNHQVEPDFLCAS; from the coding sequence GTGTCTGATACCACCACTGCAGAACCACGTCCTTCGTGGGTCAAAGTCCTCGGCCTGAGCCTGGGCCTCCCAGTCATCATTGGCCTCATGCTTTTCGCATTCCTTGCACCCTCCACCGCATCGGGAGCAAAAGACCTCCCCTTGGCGATCTCTGCCCCAGAACCCGTTGTCACCTCCATGGAAGATGCTCTGAATACCCAGGCACCAGAGGCTTTTGAGTTTTCTGAAATGGCCGACGCCGACGAGGCGCAGGACTCCATTATGAATCGCGAAACCATCGGTGGCATCGTGGTCGACCCTGCAACGCAAATCACGACCATTTACACCGCTACCGGCAATGGTGCACCATACGCAACGATGCTCAACACCATGGCTCAGGGTATGCAGGCACAGGGTCAAAACGTTGTTGTTGAGGACTTGGCTCCATTGGCAGAGAATGATCCTCAAGGCACCGGCGTTGCACTGCTGGGCCTTCCACTTGCATTTGGTGGCATGGTCTCTGCAGTCGCGCTAACTTTCCTGCTGAAAAACAAGCCATGGCACAATCTGATCGGATCCTTGGCTGTGAGTTTTGTCGGTAGTCTCGTCGTGGCCTCTATCATGCACTTCGGTTACGATCTCTTCCCTGAGTCCACCAACTTCTGGGGCGTCGTCGGTACGATTGCCCTCGGCATCGCAGCAACCTCCCTAGTAGTCACCGGTTTAGCTTCACTCATCGGGCCCGCGGGTCTCGGTATCGGCGCGATCCTCACCATCTTCGTTTCTAACCCGCTTTCAGGCTTGTCGACGGGATGGTGGTGGCTACCATCCCCTTGGGGCGCGATCGGCCAGTACATACCTATTGGCGCTACGGGCCACCTCCTGCGCTCAGACCTCTTCTTTGATGGTCAGGGTGGCACACCTGCACTCTGGGTTTTGCTCACCTGGACGATCATTGGCGCAGCACTGATTGCACTGTCTGCAGTGCGCCTCCCCCGGCAAGAACAATGCACAGGCTCTTGCCGTCTAACTTGCTCAATAGAAAAAATCCGGCACAACCATCAGGTTGAGCCGGATTTTTTATGTGCCAGCTAG
- a CDS encoding PorH family porin, translating to MDLSLLKETLGNYETFGGNIGTALKGIPELLTFVIEFFQDFGDNADTTSENLDNLSS from the coding sequence ATGGATCTTTCCCTTCTCAAGGAAACCCTCGGCAACTACGAGACCTTCGGTGGCAACATCGGAACCGCTCTTAAGGGCATTCCAGAACTGCTGACATTCGTTATCGAGTTCTTCCAAGACTTCGGCGACAACGCTGACACCACCAGCGAAAACCTGGATAACCTCTCTTCCTAA